The Desulfovibrio desulfuricans DSM 642 DNA segment GCAGATTTTTGCGGCCTGCAAGTTCGGCAAAGGTTCCGGCCAGAGCGGGATCTTCCTCCCCGCCGTAGTAAAACTGGGGTTCGCCGTTGATAACCCGGCCAAGGCAGCCCGATTCCAGCGCGCGGAAGGCTTCCACATCAAGCGTGGCGACCTTTACAGCCGTGCGGGCCGAGAGCACCCGGCTGTTCATGACCAGCAGCGCGCCGCGCGCCTGCGCCTGCGGGCAGGCCGCCACAGCCACGGCATCGCGTATGTTGATGGGACCGTCTGCGCTCAGCGAGGTGGCGGGGCGCATGGAGCCGGTCAGCACCACGGGCTTGGGGCTGGCAAGGGTGAGGTGCAGATAGAAGGCCGATTCTTCCAGCGTGTCTGTACCGTGGGTCAGCACCACGCCGCAGATTTCGGGGTCGTCCAGCGCCTTGGCGCACTGCTCGCCCAGCATGGCCCAATGCTCGGGGGTGATGTTCTCGCTGGGCAGGTTGCCGCACTGCACACTGGTGATGCGGGCCACGCCCTCAATGCCGGGCAGGGTTTCGAGCATGCTGTCAACGGTGAGCACCCCCGCCTGATAGCTGATCTGCTCAAGCGGCGTGGGGGCAACGCCCGCAATGGTGCCGCCCGTGGCAATAAGGGCCACCTTGGGCAGGGAGGTTGCGCTGGAACTGGCAGATGACAAAGGATGATTGCTCATGGTGGCTCCTGCGGCGCGCTTTGCCTATGGACGGCAGGTTGCAGCCGCTTTGTCGTGAACAGTGTGCGCCGCAGTCCAGAGCATATCTATCTGCGGTTCGTTGGTATGCGGGCAGATGCTGCGCCCGGCGGGGATAAAACCCATGCGGGCATAGAATGCCAGGGCGCGGCTGTTTTTATCGTATACGGTGCAGCGGAGGCTGGCGTTCTTTTGATCGGGGAGTTCAGCCATCACCTGTTCCTGCACCAGTTCCAGAAGTTGCCGCCCAAGACCCTTGCCCCACCAGCGGGGCAGCACGAACAATCCCGCCAGATACGTGCAGTTGCCGTCCGGCAGGGTTGCGGCAAATGCGGCGGGCTCCCCATCGGCGGTCAGCAATAAGACCTGCGATGAAGGCAGGTAGTGCTCCGCCATAACTGCCCGCTGCCCGCGCCAGAACGCGGCAGGCACAAAGTCATGTCCTGCCAGAGAGGCCGCCAGCCAGATGTCGGCGCAGGTCGAATAATCCTTGGTAGATGCCGCCCTGACTGTTGTTACAGCCGGGCGTGGTGCGGCATGCCCTGCGGGGGCGGGAAAAGTTGTTGTTTTCATGGCCTCCCTCTGCTTAAGCGAGCAAGTGCAGCGCGTCAACAGCCGGGAACGCAGTACAGTCCCCGCGCTTGTGAAGCCGCGCGCGTTGCTTGGATTTGGAACAACATTGGTGTAGCGTGCCGCAATGGACAAAAAGAAAATACTCCTCGTGTCGTTAGGGCATTTGTCGTGCGATATTAATGGCGGTGCCTTGCCCGCCATACTGCCTTTTTTGCGGTCGGCCTTTGATTTGAGTTATCAGGCCACGGGCGGGCTGATGTTTGCCTACTCCTGCCTGTCGTCCATGATCCAGCCGCTGTTCGGCCTGCTTTCAGACAGGTTTTCCAAACCCTGGTTTATCCCAGTGGGCGTGCTGCTGGCGGGCTGCGGCCTCGCGGCCATTGGCTGGATGTCCGGCTACTGGGGGATATTTGCGGCTATCGGCCTGAGCGGCATTGGCGCGGCCCTGTTTCACCCGGAAGGGGCGCGTTTTGCCAATGCGGTTTCTGGGCAGAACAAGGGCACGGGCATGAGCCTGTTTTCCATTGGCGGCAATGGGGGCTTTGTGCTGGGGCCGCTGCTGGCCACGGCCTGCCTTGGGGCTTTTGGCCTGACAGGGACGACAGTTTTTGCCGTGCTGGCTGTGATAACCGCGAGCATTCTGGTGTGGTCCATCGCCCGCATGGGCGCTACCAAGAAGGTGGGCACAGCGGCAGGCGGCAAGGCCGGGCCAGCTTTTGCGGCGGAGGGGGAAACCCCCGGCGAGAACAACTGGCGCGAATTTTCAAAGCTGACGGTCTCCATCGTTACCCGTTCCATCACCTTTGTGGGCTTTAACACCTTTATTCCGCTCTACTGGGTCAGCGCCTTCGGGCAGTCCACGGCAACGGGCGCGGTGGCCCTGACCTTTTTCAGCGTATGCGGTGTTATCAGCAATGTTTTCGGCGGGATGCTTTCTGACCGATTTGGCTACCGCGCCGTCATCCGCGCGGTGTTCGCCCTGTTGCCGCCTGTGGTGGCGGCATTCAGCCTGAGCAACAACCTGTACGCGGCCTGGGCTTTGCTGCCCCTGCTGGGTTTTGTGCTGTACGCGCCATTCAGCGCGCAGGTGGTGCTGGGCCAACAGTATCTTGCCAAGAACATCGGTTTTGCCTCGGGCATTACCCTTGGACTGGCAACCAGCCTTGGCGGCGTGGTGGCCCCGCTGCTCGGCTGGATTGCAGACAACTACGGCATGCCAGCCACCTTTCAGTCGCTGGCGGCGCTTTCCATTGTGGGCGCGATTTTTGCCTATTCCCTCAAACCCGTATCCGTGAAGAAGGAAAAGAAGGCATGAACAACAGACAAAAAACGGAACCTCCCCATGCAGCGCATGCGCTGACGCGCGAAGTGCCGCTGATCGGCACCGTGCGTATCGTGGAGCGCGGGGGGAGCGTAATTCGGCTCGACCTTGGCTCCACGGCACCCTTTGAACCATTGAAAGATACTACGGAACAGGAAACGTCCTTGCTGAACGAAGCCTTCAAGCAACTGGGCGAATATCTGACCGGGAAGCGCCGCGATTTTGATTTGCCCCTTGCCCCGGAGGGCACGGACTTTCAGCGCGGCGTGTGGCGTACCCTGCAAACGATACCCTACGGGCAGACCCGCAGCTACAGGCAGGTAGCCGAAGCCGCCAATTGTCCCAAGGGATACCGGGCGGTGGGCCTTGCCAACAATCGCAACCCCATTGCCATATTCATTCCCTGCCACCGCGTTATCGGCGCGGACGGCAAAATGGTTGGCTACGGCGGCGGATTGCCGATCAAGGAAGCCCTGTTGCATCTGGAGGGTTACCTGTAGTCGCAGGCTTTTTCAGGCGGCACGTGTGCCGGTTTTGGGCCGTCCTTCGGGGCGGCTTTTTTTGCGCG contains these protein-coding regions:
- a CDS encoding asparaginase, encoding MSNHPLSSASSSATSLPKVALIATGGTIAGVAPTPLEQISYQAGVLTVDSMLETLPGIEGVARITSVQCGNLPSENITPEHWAMLGEQCAKALDDPEICGVVLTHGTDTLEESAFYLHLTLASPKPVVLTGSMRPATSLSADGPINIRDAVAVAACPQAQARGALLVMNSRVLSARTAVKVATLDVEAFRALESGCLGRVINGEPQFYYGGEEDPALAGTFAELAGRKNLPRVDVIYGCAGMPVDLVRYSVERSAGIVLAGMGNGSMPDAVRHELRQAIAGGIPVIRCSRTGSGPVTPLDEYEGFVPGGMLSPAKARVLLMLALEQQKNAEPAQRMLSVREVFALGAKL
- a CDS encoding GNAT family N-acetyltransferase, which translates into the protein MKTTTFPAPAGHAAPRPAVTTVRAASTKDYSTCADIWLAASLAGHDFVPAAFWRGQRAVMAEHYLPSSQVLLLTADGEPAAFAATLPDGNCTYLAGLFVLPRWWGKGLGRQLLELVQEQVMAELPDQKNASLRCTVYDKNSRALAFYARMGFIPAGRSICPHTNEPQIDMLWTAAHTVHDKAAATCRP
- a CDS encoding MFS transporter, which gives rise to MDKKKILLVSLGHLSCDINGGALPAILPFLRSAFDLSYQATGGLMFAYSCLSSMIQPLFGLLSDRFSKPWFIPVGVLLAGCGLAAIGWMSGYWGIFAAIGLSGIGAALFHPEGARFANAVSGQNKGTGMSLFSIGGNGGFVLGPLLATACLGAFGLTGTTVFAVLAVITASILVWSIARMGATKKVGTAAGGKAGPAFAAEGETPGENNWREFSKLTVSIVTRSITFVGFNTFIPLYWVSAFGQSTATGAVALTFFSVCGVISNVFGGMLSDRFGYRAVIRAVFALLPPVVAAFSLSNNLYAAWALLPLLGFVLYAPFSAQVVLGQQYLAKNIGFASGITLGLATSLGGVVAPLLGWIADNYGMPATFQSLAALSIVGAIFAYSLKPVSVKKEKKA
- a CDS encoding methylated-DNA--[protein]-cysteine S-methyltransferase yields the protein MNNRQKTEPPHAAHALTREVPLIGTVRIVERGGSVIRLDLGSTAPFEPLKDTTEQETSLLNEAFKQLGEYLTGKRRDFDLPLAPEGTDFQRGVWRTLQTIPYGQTRSYRQVAEAANCPKGYRAVGLANNRNPIAIFIPCHRVIGADGKMVGYGGGLPIKEALLHLEGYL